The window CGCCAGCGGCCGTTTGCCTATAGTGATCGCATCGGAATGAGGAGTTTCCCGTCATGAAAAAACTGTTATTGATCGGTGTCCTGGGCGCGCTCGGCGGCTGCGCCACCCACCCTGCGTCAACCCGCTACGCGCAGCCGTCCGATCCGACCCAGTGGCGCGTGGTGTCCGTCACGCCGGTGGCGCCCGGCACCGGCGACCGCGTGGCCGCCGCCTCGCCCACCGGTTCGCGCGTCGAGTATTCCTCGCGCCCGGTGACCGTGGTCGAACGGGTGTATGTGCCGCAACCCGTGTATGTGCCGGCACCGGTGTACATCGACGAACCGGCCTATTACTATCCGCCCGTCTCGATCAGTCTCGGCTTCGGCTTCGGGCGTTACTGGGGCCACGGCGGCCACGGCCGCGCGCACATCGGGCGCGGCTGACGCCACCGCTGAGGCGTGGGCAAGCGTTGCAGCTTACAAATAGCCCGTTTCGGCGGGCGGCTTGTCCCACTCGTCGTTGCGTCCGTCCACGTAGCGCACCGGCACCCAGGACAGTTCGTCGTCGGTGACGCCGTCCAGGCAGGCGATATTGACGCCGTAAAATTTGCCCAGGCGGGGCGACTGGCCGATGCAGAACGGCGGCACCCCGCAGTGGCGGCAGAACAGGTGATGCTCGACCCGGCGCTGGAACTGATAATCGCTCAGCTCCGACGCGCCGCACAGCAGGCGGAACGATTCCGGCTTCACGATCGCCGCCCACCAGCGGATCTTTTTGCAAAACGAACAGTTGCAGCGCAACGTTTCCAGGCTCAGGTCGATATCGGCCTCGAAGCGCACGGCGCCGCAATGGCAACTTCCAAGATACGTTTTCATCGTCGGTTCACCGCCGCGCGGTGTCGTCTGGTTGGATGGTTAGTTTCAGTCAAGCATTGGACGTGAGTGTACCAGCAAGCCTGCCCGCCGGGCGTGGACATTCGCCATGCCAGCGGGTATGCTGTACCGCATGAACATCAACCAGCAAATCGCCCTGACCCTGAGCACCGCCGCCAACGCGCGCGCGGCCAACTGGCGCGCCTGGGCGGCGCTGGCCGGCATGATGGTGACCATCGGCGGCATGGTGGCGATGATGTGGTTCCTGTCCACCCAGCCCACGCTCGACCTGCGCGGCTGGCTGTGCGGCGGCGCCAGCATGGCCGGACTGGCACTGTGGCGCGCGATGCTGCCACTGGCCGTGGAGCACGAGCGGCGCGGACGCTGAAGCGATTTTCCTGACGCACCGGCCAGTGCGGTAAAATCGCGCCCATTGTTCCCGTCACGCCGGATTGTCCATTCATTCGTCCATTCATTCGTACATCCATGCCAGCACAGTCCCTCTTGCGCCGCAGCGGCGCCTCCCGTTGATGCGCCTGCGTTCCCACTACATCGTCCTGGCCATCTCGATTGTCGTTCCGGTTGCCGTGTTCGGCGGCATTGCGCTGCACATTCTGCAGGACACCCAGCACAGCTCGGCCATCGGCCGCATCGAGCAAAGCGCCACGCTGACCGCGCGCGCCATCGATGCCGATATCTACCGGGCCCAGTCGGTGCTCAAGGTGCTGGGCCACTCGCACGCGCTGGCGCGCGGCGAGCTGGCGCGCTTCTACGTGGAAGCGCGCGAGGCAAGCGCCGCGCCCGGCGGCTGGATCATCCTGTACGACACCAACGGCCAGCAACTGATCAATACGCGCCTCCCGTATGGCACCGCCCTGCCCAGGCGTGCCGATCCGGAACAGGTGACGGCGATGCTCGCCTCGGGCAAGGGCCAGGTCAGCGGCATCAAGTGGGGCGCAGCGCTGAAAAACCATTTTGTCATAGTCGAACAGCCGATCCAGACTGCAACCGGCCAGGGCTACGCGATCGGACAGGCGTTTTCGCCGGCCTTCTTTGCGCATTCGTTCGCCGGGGGCACCCTGCCGCCGGGCTGGCGCGTGGCGATCCTCGACCGGGCCGGCGTCATCATCGCGCGCAGCGAGAATGCCGACAAATTCGTCGGTGTCACGGTCCGTCCCGCCACCCTTGCCGTCATCAACAAAAAGCGCAGCGGCGTGTTCACGCATCCGTCGGGCGACGGCAACGACGTGGTCGACGCCTTCACCCGCTCCGAGCGTTCGGGCTGGTCGATCATCATCGGTGCGCCTCTGGCCGAGATCGATGCGGCCGTGTGGCGCGGGGTGCCGGTGATGGGCGCCGGCCTGGTGATCGCCCTGATCGCGGCGCTGACCCTGGCCATGGTGGCCGGACGCCACCTGGTGCGCTTCGTGGCGCGCGCCTCGCAGGCCGCCGCCCTGCTCGGCCAGGGTGGCGAAGTGAACGCGCTGGCGCGCTCCGGCATCCACGAACTGGAAAGCCTGAACGAAGCGATCCGCGAAGCGAGCAAGCGCCTGCAGGCCGAAATGCGCTCGCGGTCCGACGCCGAGAACGAACGCAATGCGCTGCTGGTGTCGGAAAAGACCGCGCGCGCCCGCGCCGAAGAACAGAATGCCGCCAAGGACGAGTTCCTGGCGATGCTCGGCCACGAGCTGCGCAACCCGCTCAGCGCGGTCGCCAGCGCCGTCTCGATCCTCGACAACGGGCGCAACATCGACGACGCCATGGCCCAGCGCGCGCGCGACGTGCTGCGGCGCCAGACCGACCACCTGCGCAAGCTGGTCGACGACCTGCTCGAAGTGAACCGCGCCCTGATGGGCAAGCTGGAACTGGACAAGGCGCCGGTCGACCTGGCCGAGGTGCTGCAGCGCTGCGTCGACACGCTCAAGGCGAGCGGGCGCACGGCCGCCTTCACCGTGCGCCTCGATACCGTGCCGGCCACCGTCAACGCCGATCCGACCCGCCTGCTGCAAGTGATCGACAACCTGCTCGACAACGCCATCAAATACAGTCCGGGCGGCGGCGAGATCGTGCTGTCGGTGCGCCACGTGGGCGACGCGGCCGAACTGAGCGTGCGCGATGCGGGCCTCGGCATCCCGGCCGACCTGCTGCCGCACGTGTTCGACATTTTCGTGCAGGGCAAGCAGAGCCTGCAGCGCGCCCATGGCGGGCTGGGGATCGGCCTGTCGCTGGTGCGCCGGCTGGTCGAGCTGCATGGCGGCTTCGTGCGCATCGACAGCGAAGGCAGCGGCAAGGGCAGCACCGCCACCGTCACCCTGCCGCGCCTGGCCGGGCACGCCGCCGTGGCGCCGGACGCGCCAGCGGCCCCGTCGGCGCGCCTGCGCCGCGTGCTGCTGGTGGAAGACAATGCGGATGCGCGCGAGATGATGTCGATGCTGCT of the Massilia violaceinigra genome contains:
- a CDS encoding GFA family protein; translation: MKTYLGSCHCGAVRFEADIDLSLETLRCNCSFCKKIRWWAAIVKPESFRLLCGASELSDYQFQRRVEHHLFCRHCGVPPFCIGQSPRLGKFYGVNIACLDGVTDDELSWVPVRYVDGRNDEWDKPPAETGYL
- a CDS encoding ATP-binding protein yields the protein MRLRSHYIVLAISIVVPVAVFGGIALHILQDTQHSSAIGRIEQSATLTARAIDADIYRAQSVLKVLGHSHALARGELARFYVEAREASAAPGGWIILYDTNGQQLINTRLPYGTALPRRADPEQVTAMLASGKGQVSGIKWGAALKNHFVIVEQPIQTATGQGYAIGQAFSPAFFAHSFAGGTLPPGWRVAILDRAGVIIARSENADKFVGVTVRPATLAVINKKRSGVFTHPSGDGNDVVDAFTRSERSGWSIIIGAPLAEIDAAVWRGVPVMGAGLVIALIAALTLAMVAGRHLVRFVARASQAAALLGQGGEVNALARSGIHELESLNEAIREASKRLQAEMRSRSDAENERNALLVSEKTARARAEEQNAAKDEFLAMLGHELRNPLSAVASAVSILDNGRNIDDAMAQRARDVLRRQTDHLRKLVDDLLEVNRALMGKLELDKAPVDLAEVLQRCVDTLKASGRTAAFTVRLDTVPATVNADPTRLLQVIDNLLDNAIKYSPGGGEIVLSVRHVGDAAELSVRDAGLGIPADLLPHVFDIFVQGKQSLQRAHGGLGIGLSLVRRLVELHGGFVRIDSEGSGKGSTATVTLPRLAGHAAVAPDAPAAPSARLRRVLLVEDNADAREMMSMLLQLRSCEVVSAASGPEAIATALAVQPELAFIDIGLPDMDGYAVARALKADERTAGIELIALTGYGSEKDRTLALDAGFARHFTKPIRLDDLDLALS